The Thiovulum sp. ES genomic sequence GTTGTTTTTCATTTTTCCACCAAGATACACTATTTCTAGAAACACCCATTAACTCAGCTAAGTCTTTTTGATTTACTCCTAAATCTTTCATAGCTTGTTCAATTGGATTTTCTTGTTCCAAAAATCTCCTTTTAACTTTTTAAAATTTTATCACTTTGGC encodes the following:
- a CDS encoding Helix-turn-helix protein (PFAM: Helix-turn-helix); this translates as MEQENPIEQAMKDLGVNQKDLAELMGVSRNSVSWWKNEKQ